Within the Bacteroidota bacterium genome, the region GCACAGGACCGAGGCCACAAATGCCGATATTATGAAATTGCAACAATAGCGTGGTCATACCAAATCCGCCTAATCCGATCACTGCCGGGTTTCCTGTTTTCATGAAATTAAGTTTAATTTTATAATTGTTATGAATAACGGCAAAAATATAAAATATTCGGCACGGCAATGTCAGGAAGCAAATCAGTTTTCAAGAAAATTATGTTAATAATGCAGATGCCGAAAAAAATTCCGGATAAAAAAAAAGGCTGTCGAAACCGACAGCCTGACAAAGCTTTCCAGAAAATTTACGGTAACGCATTCAGTGTAGCACGATCCTGCGCTGTAAGGCCGTTGCCATTCGTGACATTCCAAATGATGCCCTGAATCTCACCTTCATGACCTACCGGTTCTTGTTTCGATTTCATTATGCTTACAATTTCAACAAGACCGGGATAATTAGTTACCGGACCAAAGTTATATACGATACCGTAGTTGCTTGGGGTACCATGCGAATTCAAACAGTATGTTTTCAATTGAAACGAAGCTTCAGCTCCGCCGGCAATGTCAATAATTTCATTTTTAAGGAGGAAACCGTGTTGCGGAATTGATGTTGTATCGCCCACTCCCGTGGTATCGTCACAGAAAATCAGTCCTGCAGGAAGTGTGAAATGAGCGGGACTGGCGCCATTGTTTTTAAATGTCACAAAAAGATTCACATAAGTGCCGGTTCCAACTGGCAGGTAAGTGTCTTTTTCATCAAACATCATATAAGGTGCGCCACCAGGCTTGCCTTTGACAAGTGTGCCATTGCCTTTTTGCATGCCGCCCCGGATCTGACCTACAATAGAAATGTTTTCGGGAAGAATAATAAACGTACCCGAGGGAACGCCGCTATATTCGCCCAAACCGGCATGAGTATAACCCGGAGTAACCGGATTAATGGTTTCGTCAATCGCTGTTGGTGCTTTTTCTTTCTTACAGGCACTGACAATCATCAGACCGGCAAGAACCATGACCATATAAACAGGAACTCTTGCTTTCATAAGCGTTATATTAATTTGTTTTGGTTCACCTGATTAACTACAAATATAGTCAAATTTTCAGAACTATACAAGTTTATTGATAATTATTTGTTTTCGTAAGAAGAAAAAAATCAGCGGGGCAGTAATGTCATTTCCATAGTGGTAGACACGACAACACTGTTAATTGTTTCTTCAGTATTTGTCTTAAAAATGATTTCCTTATTCTTTAACTCATATATCTCAACAACACCGGAGGCACTGTTTCCCATGTAATGCGTGCTTGATGATGACCCTGCGTCGGGGTTATAAACATAAGATACGGGCTGCATTCCCAGAAGTTCTTTATTCTTAAAACCGGAATCCTTATTCGCAGAAAGAAAATACCACCGTCCCTTTTCTTCCGCAGTCCATGCCATAGAAGTACTGTCATCCTTATAATTTTCGAGGATATCATAGGTACCGTCTTTCACATAGGTGAATTCGGTGCTTCCTGTCCATGTGTGTTTAGATTCCATTTTAAAAGTAGTATCATGCGGAGCCGGAACAAGAACCATCATAGTGGTATCAACCTGGGTTGTATATGTTTTTTTATCGCCGTTTATATCTGTTATCCAGGCCTTATTCCCCGATTTTACCGTCTGTGTATAATTAGAAATTTTCCATTCACCGCACAGTCTGGCCGACCGACTGTAAATTGAGAAGAATGGATCTCCATCTCCTTTTTTACAGGAAGTCAGAATACTACTTGCTGCTGCAAAAAAGCAAAAAATGAGGACAATTCGAAGTCTGAACATAATCGAAAGGATTTTATGTGAACAAACCTACGTTAAATACACCGATTTTGCAAGAATAATTCCGGGTTTAATAAACGTGTTACTATCTAAAAATAGAAATTGGTTACCGTGAAATTCCAGGTCGCAGAGTTTTCTTTGTTGCATAAATTACTAATATAACAAGCATAGAAAAAAAGTATTATTGATGAACCGAGGGTGTGCTTCCGAAATTAATTGACACTTCTCATATTTTATTGCGCCAATCAATACTACCATTCCTATTTCACAATAAACGTTCCTCTTGCAATCACTTTGTCTTTCTCTGATACAATATAAATATACATACCATTGCCTAGCTTATCACTGTTTACGATGAGTTTTCTTTGATTCCCGAATTTTGAAAATAAAATTTCCCCGCCTAACATATTATAGATTTTTAGCACGGCTTGTTCAATATTTTCAGCACCCAAAATTTCAATTGTAGCTTGCCCTTCAAATGGATTCGGATAAACTTTTACAAGATTGGTTTCAGAATTTGAAGATATTCCTGTCAGGTTGCAATGACTGCCCTCATTTCCGGTGGGATTGCGAAAATATTTTATCCGACCGGAGTCGGGAAGTATTATATGTACTGCGCAACTTGTATAGGCAACAAAAGGAGTAATTTGGCTATTACCCAAATTATAAGGAAGACTCCAGCTGATTCCGCCATTGGCTGAATGTAAGTATTGTCCTCCAACGCCCGATTTTACATACGTCAAATGCAGGTCAGCACCATCTCTTGTCAGGAAAGGGTAATAATATGTATTGGCAGGGTCGTTCGTAAGATTTACGGCCGGGCCCCAGCTTACACCTGAATCGGCAGACTGCACAAGATAAATCTGATAATGTCCCGAAGCCGCACCGGCACAGGGAACATCAACATTTGCGCCGTCTACACTTACCATGGTACCGTAATCAAAAGGCGGCACTATGGCCACATCAGGTCCCCAGCTTACACCGTAATCAGAAGACTCTTTGTAATATATTTGCATCTGCCCGGTTCTGTTATCATTCCACGACATGTGAATCTTGTTACCCCGGGCACTAATCGCTTCATCTTCCGACCTACCTGTGGCATAGGTGAGTTGTTGGTGTGTACTCCATGTAATACCATTATCTGTGGATTTAAGAAAAAATATTTCTGTATTATAAGGAGTTTGAGAAGTTACAATATCATTTACAACATAAACAATATTTCCCGAAACAGCAACAGCAGGCCAATCGGCCACGGATGTATCAAGAGCAATAGCAGCTCCCCACGTATTTCCGCCGTCAGGTGAATGCCTGTACCATGAAGTCCGGTGCTGGGTTATTGTGTCTATTACACGCCATACAACATGAATGTTCTTACCATTGACAGCTATTGCAGGATTATATGCGTTGCCTGTTAAGGATGTTATTGAAACAGGCGCACTCCACGTCAGACCGGTGTCAACTGAACGCGTATAGTAGATTGCTCCGGTTTTTGAATTGAACCTGTCAGCCCATATTACATGCAGCGTATCGTTACTTACTCCGATACAGGAGCCCATACTCTCATTTAATATGGCTGAAACCGCTCCGGGCGAAAGATTTATCGGCACACTCCATTGGGCGAAGGTCAATGAAGAACATCCAATAATCGCGGCTGCGACCAAAAATGTTTTTACAATAAAATGAAACAGTACTTTCATTATTCTATTTACATTTTGATAGAACCATCAAATAAACTGATTACTGCGTTATAAAAAACGGCCACCGTTTCGGGCAGCCGTTATAAAATAATTTCTTAACAATGATTTATGGCAATGAATTTAAAAATGCCCGGTCATCCGTTGTAAGTCCTGATTCGTTGGTAATATCCCAAACACAGGTCTGCATGCGCCATTCCTGCCCAACAGGATGCTGCTTATCCTTCATGATGCTTGTCAACTCAACCAATCCCGGATAATTGCTAACCGGACCAAATTGATAATTCAGACCAAAAGGTGAGCTGAAGTGATGATTTGAGCAATAGGTCAGCACCTGAACTTTTACAGTTTCTCCTGCTCCAAGATTTACCTGTACATTCTTCAGCATAAAACAATGCTGCGGAATTCTAGTGGTATCATCCGTACTGATAGTATCATCAATAAAGAGAAGACCGGCAGGGAGTGTAAAAGAAGTAGGTGAATTCAAACTGTTTTTAAACGCAATGTTGATACCTATGATACCGGCGCCAAGTGGTGCGTATTCACCTTTATCAGAAGCGATATAGTTATTGGTGGCATACGGTTTGAAAGGTACTGACCCTGATTTTCCACCGGGAGCTGCAGCCACAATATTCCCTACAACACTGATGTATGAAGGAAGGCTGATGAAAGTCCCACTGGGAACACCATTCGAATCGCCCAGACCAACATGTGAATAAGCCGGAGAAACAGGTGTGGGTGTTCCTGTACTCGCAGGAGTTGTGCTTTCCTTTTTGCAGGCGGTAAAGACAACTGTTATCGCTACCAAAAGCCCGAAAATTCTAAGATAATTTTTCATCATTTTCCAGAATTAAATTTATAAGTGGGTTGATTCTTTTTCCTAATAATGGGCTAAAGATACTAAAAAAAGTTCCGGATGCAAATCTTTTAACATATTTCTAATACATTAGCAACTTGGAGGATAGCATAAATTGATGCTGTCGATTGGCTTCTCAGAAATCCGGTTATTCCGCCACGCTGCCAGAAGCCGCCAACAGGATATATGCTTTCATTGCTGTTTACCCGATAATACCGATAAACAAAAATTACTGATAATACGTTTCCCACAGGCAGTTAT harbors:
- a CDS encoding exo-alpha-sialidase codes for the protein MKVLFHFIVKTFLVAAAIIGCSSLTFAQWSVPINLSPGAVSAILNESMGSCIGVSNDTLHVIWADRFNSKTGAIYYTRSVDTGLTWSAPVSITSLTGNAYNPAIAVNGKNIHVVWRVIDTITQHRTSWYRHSPDGGNTWGAAIALDTSVADWPAVAVSGNIVYVVNDIVTSQTPYNTEIFFLKSTDNGITWSTHQQLTYATGRSEDEAISARGNKIHMSWNDNRTGQMQIYYKESSDYGVSWGPDVAIVPPFDYGTMVSVDGANVDVPCAGAASGHYQIYLVQSADSGVSWGPAVNLTNDPANTYYYPFLTRDGADLHLTYVKSGVGGQYLHSANGGISWSLPYNLGNSQITPFVAYTSCAVHIILPDSGRIKYFRNPTGNEGSHCNLTGISSNSETNLVKVYPNPFEGQATIEILGAENIEQAVLKIYNMLGGEILFSKFGNQRKLIVNSDKLGNGMYIYIVSEKDKVIARGTFIVK